In one window of Dokdonia sp. PRO95 DNA:
- the cysD gene encoding sulfate adenylyltransferase subunit CysD: MKEILKTNALESESIYIFREVVAQFENPVLLFSGGKDSITLVRLAQKAFYPAAIPFPLLHVDTGHNFPETIKFRDDLVKELGLNLIVRNVQDAIDQGKVTEETGKYASRNSLQTTTLLDAIEEFKFDACIGGARRDEEKARAKERIFSVRDDFGQWDEKNQRPELFDLLNGNIELGQNVRVFPISNWTELDVWSYIQQENIEIPSIYFSHTRKTFERDGMIWSASDCVYRDDNEEVEDRVVRFRTVGDMTCTAAVASEAVTIQQIVNEIKVSRISERGARIDDKRSEAAMEKRKQQGYF; this comes from the coding sequence ATGAAAGAGATATTAAAGACTAATGCACTCGAGAGTGAGTCCATTTATATATTTAGAGAGGTAGTTGCTCAGTTTGAAAATCCAGTATTATTATTTTCAGGAGGTAAAGATAGTATTACCTTGGTGAGACTTGCCCAAAAAGCATTTTATCCAGCTGCCATACCATTTCCATTACTACATGTAGATACGGGTCACAACTTCCCAGAGACCATCAAATTTAGAGATGATCTAGTAAAGGAACTCGGGCTTAATTTAATTGTGCGTAATGTGCAAGATGCTATTGATCAGGGGAAAGTGACAGAAGAAACTGGAAAGTATGCTAGTAGAAATAGCTTACAAACAACTACATTACTTGATGCTATTGAGGAGTTTAAGTTTGATGCATGTATAGGTGGCGCTCGTCGTGATGAGGAAAAGGCACGTGCAAAAGAACGTATCTTCTCCGTACGAGATGATTTTGGACAGTGGGATGAAAAAAACCAGCGACCAGAATTATTCGATTTGCTTAATGGTAATATAGAATTAGGACAAAACGTGCGTGTTTTTCCTATCTCAAACTGGACAGAGCTTGATGTATGGAGCTACATACAACAAGAAAATATCGAAATTCCAAGTATTTACTTCTCACATACAAGAAAAACATTTGAGCGTGATGGGATGATATGGAGCGCTTCAGATTGTGTGTATAGAGATGACAATGAAGAGGTAGAAGATCGTGTAGTGCGTTTTAGAACCGTAGGTGATATGACATGTACTGCAGCTGTAGCTTCTGAGGCAGTTACTATACAGCAGATAGTAAACGAAATTAAAGTAAGCCGTATTTCCGAACGAGGCGCGCGTATAGATGATAAACGTAGCGAGGCAGCAATGGAAAAACGTAAACAACAAGGTTATTTTTAG
- a CDS encoding phosphoadenosine phosphosulfate reductase family protein, whose translation MKFTQEQITQFNSALKSQSPSDVVKWALEHAEKPVITTNFRPYEAAILHVVSQEFDKINVVWCDTGYNTPETYSHAEEVINQLALSVDLYVPRQTRAHRDVVMGNPSVTDESHKEFTEQVKLEPFRRAMEVHKPDVWFTNLRQGQTAHRDNLDILSLSKDGVLKVSPFYYWSDSELDKYLVDHNLPNEHNYNDPTKVLEHRECGLHL comes from the coding sequence ATGAAGTTTACTCAAGAGCAAATAACACAATTTAATAGTGCTTTAAAATCACAAAGTCCATCAGACGTTGTAAAATGGGCATTAGAACATGCTGAAAAACCTGTGATAACAACAAATTTCAGGCCTTATGAGGCAGCCATCTTACACGTGGTTTCTCAAGAGTTTGATAAGATTAATGTAGTATGGTGTGATACAGGTTACAATACTCCAGAAACCTATAGTCATGCAGAAGAGGTTATTAATCAACTAGCACTTTCTGTTGATTTATATGTTCCAAGACAAACACGTGCACATCGTGATGTTGTTATGGGTAATCCATCTGTCACAGATGAAAGTCATAAAGAGTTTACAGAGCAGGTAAAATTAGAACCTTTCCGTAGAGCTATGGAAGTCCATAAGCCAGATGTGTGGTTTACTAATTTAAGGCAGGGGCAAACGGCACATAGAGATAACTTAGATATTTTAAGTTTAAGCAAAGATGGCGTTCTTAAAGTAAGCCCTTTTTATTATTGGTCAGATAGTGAGTTAGACAAGTACTTAGTAGATCATAACTTGCCTAATGAACATAATTATAATGATCCAACAAAAGTTTTAGAACATAGAGAATGTGGTTTACATCTCTAA
- the metF gene encoding methylenetetrahydrofolate reductase [NAD(P)H], translating to MTKVRDHIAEAIAAKRTDFSFEILPPLKGQNINTIFDNIDPLMEFKPPFIDVTYHREEYIYKEREDGLLEKKVVRKRPGTVGICAAIQNRYQVDAVPHVLCGGFSKEDTENFLIDMDFLGIENVMALRGDAVKSETYYKPNKNGNIYAQDLVEQIIDLNNGTYLDEDLQNSAKTDFCIGVAGYPEKHLEAPSLESDIHFLKKKLEAGACYVVTQMFFDNQKYFDFVEKCRAAGITKPIIPGLKPLATKKQLNLIPQRFSVDVPDALVMEVVKAKDTAAIRQIGIEWCIQQSKELQAAGVPVLHYYSMGKSDNIRQIAAAVF from the coding sequence ATGACAAAAGTACGAGATCACATAGCAGAAGCAATAGCAGCGAAGAGAACCGATTTTTCTTTTGAAATCTTGCCACCTCTCAAAGGGCAAAATATCAATACCATTTTTGATAATATAGATCCGCTTATGGAATTTAAGCCGCCTTTTATAGATGTAACTTATCACCGTGAGGAATATATTTATAAGGAGCGTGAGGATGGGTTGCTAGAGAAAAAGGTAGTGCGTAAACGCCCTGGTACCGTGGGTATTTGTGCTGCGATACAAAACCGCTATCAAGTAGATGCAGTGCCGCACGTGTTGTGTGGTGGTTTTTCAAAAGAAGATACTGAGAATTTTTTGATAGATATGGATTTTCTAGGTATTGAGAATGTGATGGCCTTACGTGGTGATGCGGTAAAGAGTGAGACTTACTACAAGCCCAATAAAAACGGAAATATCTATGCGCAGGATCTCGTAGAGCAAATTATTGATTTGAACAACGGCACCTACTTAGATGAAGATTTGCAGAACAGTGCAAAGACAGACTTTTGCATAGGAGTAGCGGGATATCCAGAAAAGCACCTAGAAGCGCCCAGTCTTGAAAGTGATATTCATTTTTTAAAGAAAAAGCTAGAAGCTGGGGCCTGTTATGTGGTGACCCAAATGTTTTTTGACAATCAGAAATACTTCGACTTTGTAGAAAAATGTAGAGCCGCGGGTATCACAAAACCTATTATACCAGGACTCAAGCCGCTGGCGACAAAGAAGCAACTCAATTTAATTCCGCAACGCTTTAGTGTAGACGTGCCAGATGCACTAGTAATGGAAGTTGTAAAAGCCAAAGACACTGCTGCCATACGCCAGATAGGGATAGAGTGGTGCATACAGCAAAGCAAGGAGTTGCAAGCTGCTGGCGTACCCGTGTTACATTATTACTCAATGGGTAAAAGTGATAATATTAGACAGATAGCAGCGGCTGTTTTTTAA
- a CDS encoding DUF2061 domain-containing protein: protein MIIDSLVLKQSKNTSKEKTPASAEKPMRSIVKSISWRAIGTLDTIAISWFVTGTLSLALSIGAVELVSKMALYFFHERVWNLIKWGK, encoded by the coding sequence ATGATTATCGATTCGCTTGTTTTAAAACAATCAAAAAATACTTCTAAAGAGAAAACTCCTGCCTCGGCAGAAAAACCTATGCGCAGTATTGTGAAGTCCATAAGCTGGAGAGCAATAGGGACACTTGATACAATAGCTATTTCATGGTTTGTTACGGGTACGCTATCCTTAGCGTTGAGCATAGGGGCAGTAGAACTAGTATCAAAAATGGCGCTCTATTTTTTTCATGAGCGTGTTTGGAATTTAATAAAATGGGGAAAATAA
- a CDS encoding aspartate kinase → MSQINIAIFGIGNVGSTLITQITDFNKKSSSKQLNIFCIANSTLALFQNETTGSWSADFENQAHPYTLDDIYAYAKKLKQQQESNHDDKSSFIAVDVTASQQFVENYVALVENGFHIVTANKIANTRSYDFYKTLRKSLKQHNKKFLYETNVGAGLPIIETIKSLYDSGEEIHKVRGVFSGSLSYLFNTFSAEDKSFSDILLEADALGLTEPDAREDLSGKDVARKLLILGREVGLTKEFDDVKVQSLVPKALNGTTTLPQFRESVKTLDAIFEKSKSQLGANEVLRHVGELDLKTQQLEVKLVQESKHTALGQTQGADAVFEIYTDSYGDHPLVIQGAGAGKAVTARGVLTDILKITTSLN, encoded by the coding sequence ATGTCACAAATAAACATCGCCATTTTTGGTATAGGTAATGTGGGGAGCACGCTCATCACACAGATTACAGATTTTAATAAAAAGTCTTCTAGTAAGCAACTTAACATTTTTTGTATTGCAAACTCTACACTGGCATTATTTCAAAATGAGACGACAGGCAGCTGGAGTGCAGATTTTGAGAACCAGGCACATCCATACACACTTGATGATATTTACGCTTACGCGAAAAAATTAAAACAACAACAAGAGTCAAATCACGATGATAAAAGCTCGTTTATCGCGGTAGATGTAACTGCGAGTCAGCAGTTTGTAGAAAACTATGTAGCTCTCGTCGAAAATGGATTTCATATTGTAACGGCAAATAAAATTGCAAACACACGCTCGTATGATTTTTATAAAACCCTGCGTAAATCCTTAAAACAGCACAACAAGAAGTTCTTATACGAAACAAACGTAGGAGCAGGACTGCCTATCATTGAGACCATAAAAAGTTTATACGATAGTGGTGAAGAAATACATAAGGTACGAGGTGTATTTTCTGGCTCTCTTAGTTATTTGTTTAACACCTTTTCGGCAGAGGATAAGAGTTTTTCAGACATATTACTTGAGGCAGATGCGTTGGGACTCACTGAGCCAGATGCTAGAGAAGATCTATCTGGTAAAGACGTGGCACGCAAGCTCTTGATTTTAGGGAGAGAGGTAGGACTCACAAAAGAGTTTGACGATGTAAAAGTACAATCACTAGTGCCTAAAGCTTTAAATGGTACCACTACCTTACCTCAGTTTCGCGAAAGCGTAAAAACCCTTGATGCCATTTTTGAGAAAAGTAAATCCCAACTAGGAGCAAATGAAGTGTTGAGACACGTAGGTGAGTTAGATTTAAAAACACAACAGCTTGAAGTAAAACTAGTGCAAGAGTCTAAGCACACAGCACTGGGGCAAACGCAAGGTGCAGATGCCGTTTTTGAAATTTATACAGACTCCTACGGCGACCACCCACTTGTGATACAAGGAGCTGGCGCAGGAAAGGCAGTGACGGCAAGAGGCGTGCTGACTGATATTTTAAAAATCACGACAAGCCTTAATTAG
- the metH gene encoding methionine synthase codes for MNVTPRYMRLSGLEPLVITPESNFINVGERTNVAGSRKFLRLIKERQFEEALSVARDQVENGAQIIDINMDDGLIDGKEAMVTFLNLVIAEPDIARVPIMIDSSKWEIIEAGLQVVQGKCVVNSISLKEGAAIFIQQAKAIKRYGAAVIVMAFDEVGQADTYERRIEIAKRSYEILVNEVNFPAEDIIFDLNIFPVATGMDEHKRNALDFIESTRWVKNNLPHCSVSGGVSNVSFSFRGNNAVREAMHSVFLYHAIDSGMNMGIVNPALLEVYDDIPADLLERVEDVILNRRDDATERLLTFAETVGQKESTQKETEAWRTEDVQSRITRALVKGIDAYILQDVEEARQAVDAPIKVIEGHLMTGMNVVGDLFGSGKMFLPQVVKSARVMKKAVACLLPYIEEEKLRNGTQAASQSAGKIVMATVKGDVHDIGKNIVSVVLACNNYEIIDLGVMVPPEKIIATALAENADIIGLSGLITPSLDEMVYLAKELARQDIKIPVLIGGATTSKAHTAVKIDTHYESAVVHVNDASRAATIVGDLLQKDTSVLFKNKLKEEYARFRENFNSRQRIKEYVTIEQARANKLKIDFKAEDIVAPKELGVQVIEHLDLNELVPYIDWSPFFRSWDLHGKYPEILTDEVVGKQASELFDDAQQMLKKIITEKWLTAKATFGLFKANANNQDDIVVNQERVEGSVVFRTLRQQSKKAAGKPNIALSDFIAPLDSGLQDYMGAFCVTAGFGTARKAKEFEDALDDYSAIMIKALADRLAEAFAEYLHKEVRTKHWGYATREALANTDLIKEKYQGIRPAPGYPACPDHLEKETIWKLLGVEESIGVTLTESLAMWPAASVSGYYFGHPEARYFGLGKIKEDQVKDYASRKNIAFAKAEKWLTPNIAE; via the coding sequence ATGAATGTGACTCCTAGATATATGCGACTTTCTGGTCTTGAGCCTTTAGTGATTACGCCAGAAAGTAATTTTATAAATGTAGGAGAACGTACTAATGTCGCGGGGTCAAGAAAGTTCTTGAGACTCATTAAAGAACGACAATTTGAAGAAGCACTTTCTGTCGCTAGAGATCAAGTAGAAAACGGTGCGCAGATCATCGATATTAATATGGATGACGGTCTCATAGATGGCAAGGAGGCGATGGTTACCTTTTTAAATCTTGTGATTGCAGAGCCAGATATCGCGAGAGTGCCCATTATGATAGATAGTTCAAAATGGGAGATTATAGAGGCTGGCTTGCAAGTAGTACAAGGTAAATGTGTTGTAAACTCTATTTCTTTAAAAGAAGGAGCAGCCATTTTTATACAACAAGCAAAGGCAATCAAACGTTATGGTGCCGCTGTGATTGTAATGGCATTTGACGAAGTAGGTCAGGCAGATACTTATGAGCGTCGCATTGAGATTGCAAAGCGCAGCTACGAGATTTTAGTTAATGAGGTAAACTTCCCGGCAGAAGATATCATTTTTGATCTCAATATTTTTCCTGTGGCGACGGGTATGGATGAGCATAAACGCAATGCATTAGACTTTATAGAGAGCACGCGATGGGTAAAAAATAATTTACCTCATTGTAGTGTGAGTGGTGGTGTAAGCAATGTGTCTTTTAGTTTTAGAGGAAATAATGCCGTGCGCGAGGCGATGCACTCGGTGTTTTTGTATCACGCTATTGATTCAGGGATGAATATGGGTATCGTTAATCCCGCCTTGCTGGAGGTGTATGATGATATTCCAGCAGATTTACTAGAGCGTGTAGAAGATGTAATACTCAATAGAAGAGATGATGCAACAGAGCGCCTACTCACATTTGCAGAGACCGTAGGTCAAAAAGAATCTACACAAAAAGAAACCGAAGCCTGGCGAACAGAGGATGTGCAGAGCCGTATCACCAGAGCACTAGTAAAAGGAATAGATGCCTATATTCTACAAGATGTAGAAGAGGCCAGACAAGCTGTAGATGCTCCTATCAAAGTGATAGAAGGCCACTTAATGACGGGTATGAATGTAGTGGGAGACCTTTTTGGCAGTGGTAAGATGTTTTTACCTCAAGTAGTAAAATCTGCCAGAGTGATGAAAAAAGCCGTTGCTTGTTTATTGCCCTACATAGAAGAAGAGAAGTTGAGAAACGGTACCCAAGCCGCGAGTCAGAGTGCGGGTAAAATTGTAATGGCAACCGTAAAAGGAGATGTGCACGACATAGGTAAAAACATCGTGAGCGTTGTGCTAGCGTGCAATAATTATGAAATTATAGACCTAGGTGTGATGGTGCCACCAGAAAAAATCATAGCCACCGCTCTTGCCGAAAATGCAGACATCATAGGTCTAAGTGGTTTAATTACACCTAGCCTCGATGAGATGGTTTATCTAGCCAAAGAGCTAGCAAGACAAGATATCAAAATCCCAGTTTTGATAGGTGGTGCGACCACAAGCAAGGCACACACCGCTGTGAAAATTGACACGCATTATGAGAGTGCCGTTGTGCACGTAAACGATGCCAGCAGGGCGGCAACTATTGTGGGTGATTTATTACAGAAAGATACAAGTGTTCTTTTTAAAAATAAACTCAAAGAGGAATACGCCCGCTTTCGCGAAAATTTTAACTCAAGACAACGCATTAAGGAATATGTGACGATTGAGCAGGCGAGAGCAAATAAATTAAAAATAGATTTCAAAGCCGAGGATATTGTCGCTCCAAAAGAACTAGGTGTACAGGTGATTGAACATTTAGATCTCAACGAACTGGTGCCTTATATAGATTGGAGTCCATTTTTTAGGAGTTGGGATTTGCACGGTAAGTACCCAGAGATTTTGACAGATGAGGTGGTAGGAAAACAAGCCAGCGAACTATTTGACGATGCACAACAAATGCTCAAAAAAATCATTACCGAAAAATGGCTCACTGCCAAAGCGACTTTTGGTCTTTTCAAAGCAAATGCAAATAACCAAGATGATATTGTAGTAAATCAGGAGCGAGTAGAGGGTTCGGTGGTTTTTAGAACGCTCAGGCAACAATCAAAAAAGGCAGCGGGCAAGCCCAATATCGCGCTATCAGATTTCATTGCTCCGCTAGATAGTGGATTGCAAGATTATATGGGTGCTTTTTGTGTTACAGCAGGATTCGGAACAGCCAGAAAGGCAAAAGAGTTTGAAGATGCGCTAGATGATTACAGCGCTATAATGATTAAAGCACTTGCAGATAGACTCGCAGAAGCCTTTGCCGAATATCTACATAAGGAAGTGCGCACAAAACACTGGGGATATGCCACTAGAGAAGCACTAGCAAATACAGATTTAATTAAAGAAAAATACCAAGGAATACGTCCAGCGCCAGGTTATCCCGCTTGTCCAGATCATTTGGAGAAAGAGACTATCTGGAAATTGCTTGGCGTGGAAGAGTCCATAGGTGTTACCCTTACCGAAAGTTTGGCAATGTGGCCGGCGGCAAGTGTGAGCGGATATTATTTCGGGCATCCTGAGGCGAGGTATTTTGGTTTAGGTAAAATAAAAGAAGATCAAGTAAAGGACTATGCGAGCCGCAAGAATATTGCTTTCGCGAAAGCGGAAAAATGGCTCACCCCAAATATAGCAGAGTAG
- a CDS encoding fibrinogen-like YCDxxxxGGGW domain-containing protein, with product MFKNFFFLFLFALTLSHSNAQVGINTTNPDPSSVLDISSSNRGLLLPRMTAAERDAIAAPAEGLFIFNTDSTCFQFYKATGWSDCLAEAPTNSLDCTSPVANGTFATGIPLAGNGSITIDVLVNVVGPYLITTNTVNGYSFTGAGVFTNAGLTSVTLTGVGIPLITQTDTFTISLAGNSNLCTVDVTTDSILRNCLEYRNSGSTTDGIYTIDTDGAGPLAPYDCYCDMTNDGGGWTLVFNHNIAGGYWLNDTQASEFNVLLPGLTTSKYSILSRLDDIKSDTSYEFRIYYPTLNLRNHWKQDFDPRSGGGTSPVAGYVPITLDMTQNGWGGLERSGGSTYLDGSVGFGNWFYSIGSRYSWNGGLPANGNAVNEVQLYIR from the coding sequence ATGTTTAAAAATTTCTTTTTTTTATTCCTTTTTGCATTAACTCTCTCCCATTCTAATGCGCAAGTTGGCATAAACACTACAAATCCAGATCCGTCATCAGTTCTTGATATATCTTCGTCAAACCGAGGATTATTATTACCTAGAATGACGGCTGCAGAAAGAGATGCAATTGCAGCACCAGCAGAAGGATTATTTATTTTTAATACAGACAGTACCTGTTTCCAATTTTACAAAGCTACTGGTTGGTCTGACTGTCTTGCCGAAGCTCCCACTAACTCCTTAGATTGTACTTCTCCAGTAGCAAATGGTACTTTTGCAACAGGAATACCTCTTGCTGGAAATGGCTCCATCACCATAGATGTTCTCGTAAATGTAGTAGGACCGTACTTAATTACAACAAACACCGTTAATGGCTATAGTTTTACTGGAGCAGGTGTATTTACAAATGCGGGATTAACAAGTGTTACGCTAACTGGTGTTGGCATACCGCTTATTACTCAAACAGATACTTTCACAATATCCCTCGCTGGAAATTCCAACTTATGTACTGTAGACGTCACTACAGATTCTATACTACGCAACTGCCTAGAATATCGAAATAGCGGATCTACAACAGATGGCATATATACTATTGACACAGATGGCGCTGGTCCTCTAGCACCATACGACTGTTACTGTGATATGACAAATGACGGCGGAGGCTGGACTCTTGTCTTTAATCATAACATTGCAGGAGGATACTGGCTAAATGATACCCAAGCTAGCGAGTTCAATGTACTACTACCAGGACTTACAACATCTAAATATTCTATTTTGAGTAGACTAGATGACATTAAGAGTGACACTTCCTATGAGTTTAGAATCTACTATCCCACGCTTAATTTAAGAAACCACTGGAAACAAGATTTTGACCCTAGAAGCGGCGGAGGAACAAGTCCAGTTGCTGGTTATGTACCTATAACTCTCGATATGACTCAAAACGGTTGGGGAGGATTAGAGAGATCCGGAGGCAGTACATACCTTGACGGCTCTGTAGGTTTTGGAAATTGGTTCTATTCAATAGGCAGTAGATACTCGTGGAACGGCGGATTACCGGCAAATGGCAATGCAGTTAATGAGGTACAACTCTACATTAGGTAA
- a CDS encoding Rrf2 family transcriptional regulator: protein MLSRKTKYGIKALTYIAREQREDAMVQIGTIAESENISQKFLESIMLTLKKAGFVSSRKGKGGGYQLRREPKDIKMVEVMRVLEGPVAMLPCVSLNYYERCADCKDEDACSVHSLMIQIRDNTLLVLEKNTLADLVAAASS from the coding sequence ATGCTCTCGCGAAAAACTAAATATGGTATTAAAGCCTTAACGTACATCGCCCGTGAACAACGGGAAGATGCAATGGTGCAAATAGGCACGATTGCTGAAAGTGAGAATATCTCTCAAAAATTTCTTGAAAGTATTATGCTTACGCTTAAAAAAGCAGGTTTCGTATCTAGCCGAAAAGGTAAAGGAGGCGGATATCAACTGCGACGTGAGCCTAAGGATATTAAAATGGTTGAGGTCATGAGAGTACTTGAAGGACCCGTTGCCATGCTACCATGTGTGTCTCTCAATTATTATGAACGTTGTGCAGACTGTAAAGATGAGGATGCATGTTCCGTTCATAGTCTAATGATTCAAATACGAGACAATACACTTCTTGTGTTAGAAAAGAACACGCTTGCAGACCTTGTGGCGGCTGCCAGTTCTTAG
- a CDS encoding alpha/beta fold hydrolase → MLNIVSISSFTTRSGYHCDLEVSYQLAGQVLGTAPVVLVNHALTGNSTITGNKGWWSDLIGKEKAIDTGCYTILSIDIPGNGHASTQRITAYKEFTNYDIARIHGEVLQHLNITSLFAVVGGSLGGQIAWELASQQPQLIKHLIPIATDWKATDWVIAQCHIQDSFLTHSSQPVADARMHAMTFYRTPASFKEKFNRSKRDEQLYNTQSWLNHHGIKLSERFSLSAYRLMNQLLLSADITQGSKDFKESLCDFTGTVHQVAIDTDGLFLADEMYETHLQLQEMGVSSTYDEIKSIHGHDAFLIEYEQLSSFVKPIFSTQLCHK, encoded by the coding sequence ATGCTTAACATAGTATCCATATCATCTTTTACCACACGTTCTGGTTATCATTGTGATCTCGAAGTGTCATACCAGCTGGCGGGTCAGGTACTAGGTACGGCACCTGTAGTACTGGTTAATCACGCGCTCACGGGTAACTCTACCATAACCGGTAATAAGGGCTGGTGGAGTGATTTGATAGGTAAAGAAAAAGCTATAGATACAGGTTGCTACACCATACTATCTATAGATATACCAGGTAATGGCCACGCAAGCACGCAGCGCATTACAGCTTATAAAGAGTTTACAAATTATGACATCGCACGCATACACGGGGAGGTGCTACAGCATCTTAACATAACATCACTTTTTGCCGTTGTAGGTGGTTCCTTAGGAGGGCAGATAGCCTGGGAACTCGCAAGCCAACAGCCGCAGCTTATAAAACATTTAATACCCATTGCGACAGACTGGAAAGCGACAGACTGGGTGATAGCACAATGTCACATACAAGACAGCTTTCTTACCCATTCTAGCCAGCCCGTAGCAGATGCGCGTATGCACGCAATGACCTTTTATCGCACACCAGCTTCTTTTAAAGAGAAGTTTAATCGCAGTAAGCGCGATGAGCAATTATATAATACACAAAGCTGGCTTAATCACCACGGCATAAAGCTCTCAGAACGATTTTCGCTATCGGCATATAGGCTTATGAATCAGTTATTGCTTAGTGCAGATATTACACAAGGAAGCAAAGATTTTAAAGAGTCCCTGTGTGACTTTACCGGTACCGTGCATCAAGTAGCTATAGATACAGATGGACTTTTTCTAGCAGATGAGATGTATGAGACCCACTTGCAATTACAAGAGATGGGTGTCTCATCTACCTATGATGAGATTAAATCCATACACGGTCACGATGCCTTTTTAATAGAATATGAGCAGTTATCAAGCTTTGTAAAACCCATTTTTTCAACACAATTATGTCACAAATAA
- a CDS encoding homocysteine S-methyltransferase family protein, with protein MSTAITNALKERILVLDGAMGTMLQAYNFSEEDFRGERFKDFHRSVKGNNDLLSLTQPAAIAEVHRKYFEAGADIVETNTFSSTTIAMADYEMEEYVYDLNYASAKIAKNVAQSITTKEPHKPRFVAGSIGPTNKTASMSPDVNDPGYRAVSFEELRVAYKQQVEALLDGGVDLLLVETVFDTLNAKAALFAIDQVKEERGVDTPVMISGTITDASGRTLSGQTAEAFLISVSHIPLLSVGFNCALGASQLQPHLEAIASKTEVGVSAHPNAGLPNAFGEYDETPEQMATQIKKYIDKNLVNIVGGCCGTTPAHIKAIAQLVANVTPRKCKL; from the coding sequence ATGAGCACGGCAATTACAAACGCACTAAAGGAGCGTATCCTCGTGCTAGATGGTGCGATGGGAACGATGCTACAGGCATATAACTTTAGTGAAGAAGATTTTAGAGGAGAGCGCTTTAAAGATTTTCATCGGTCTGTAAAAGGTAATAATGATTTACTGTCACTCACGCAGCCTGCCGCAATTGCAGAGGTGCACCGCAAGTATTTTGAAGCGGGAGCAGATATTGTGGAGACTAATACCTTCTCGAGTACCACCATCGCAATGGCAGATTATGAGATGGAGGAGTATGTGTATGATTTGAATTACGCTTCCGCGAAAATTGCCAAAAATGTCGCTCAATCCATAACCACAAAAGAACCTCACAAACCACGATTTGTAGCAGGGAGCATAGGCCCTACAAACAAGACAGCGAGTATGTCGCCAGATGTAAATGACCCGGGTTATCGTGCGGTGAGTTTTGAAGAACTTAGAGTTGCTTATAAGCAGCAAGTAGAAGCCTTGCTAGACGGTGGTGTGGATTTGCTGCTGGTAGAAACTGTGTTTGACACGCTCAATGCAAAGGCTGCGCTCTTTGCGATAGATCAGGTAAAAGAGGAGCGAGGGGTAGACACGCCAGTAATGATTTCTGGCACCATAACAGACGCCTCTGGTAGAACGCTTTCTGGGCAAACGGCAGAGGCATTTTTAATTTCAGTATCTCATATTCCGCTGTTGTCTGTTGGTTTTAACTGTGCGCTAGGTGCTAGTCAGCTGCAGCCACATCTAGAAGCCATAGCAAGTAAAACAGAGGTGGGTGTTTCTGCACATCCTAATGCGGGATTGCCTAATGCCTTTGGGGAGTATGATGAAACACCAGAGCAAATGGCAACGCAGATTAAAAAATACATAGATAAAAACCTTGTAAATATTGTGGGTGGCTGCTGTGGCACCACACCTGCACACATTAAAGCCATTGCTCAACTAGTAGCCAATGTAACCCCTAGAAAATGTAAGCTATAA